A single Drechmeria coniospora strain ARSEF 6962 chromosome 03, whole genome shotgun sequence DNA region contains:
- a CDS encoding WD domain, G-beta repeat containing protein has protein sequence MVVKEFIDSDRVNFLIWRYLLEGNYRETAAKFQKEWHVHEPHREFDFARHVKGQALVSVVNRGLLYQALERDLKLNQLPRHAVAEAQVLQTGVFGPLNVRRQQQEQQEQEQQKRQQQEQHRQKLEQEAVPPKQEPEETPKQDQQDQQDQQDQQDQQDQQQQPQQQPQPQPQPQQQEQQQRQRDDKEEHQQQHQQQHQQQQPQQQQQQLQQPQQQPQQQQQPQRQQQPQHQPTLPEQPLQQQQPPPPPPEQQQQPPSEQKLLQPQQEKQQPQPSPEQQQGQQGSEPQQTTPTKKEDVYVEEEAETDDTDAPKKRSHDHVPNGSPAKRPCLISNGYDHGVDPMAAGPVSATTTTTMSPNAVTSPMAIDQMSSHDYDSNYQQQDSPSNHAYPSPLEGEQLPPPMPQTDGPEQGTQVEKVEELSPVTTFIRLMDDDGRAAPELTASALEAGIENAPVLLQCEWNPRDPHVLAAVGTDALARVWTVSRTTAHEPGRDHVSHASHSLLHPDTPKSTTVTALSWTSDGAAIAVATDSTPHALVSLWTAEGIHMQTLVASEPPVVKLCWNPSSTALLAISPDKGGALITVYASSSGAAMEYHLPGHDIATTPLDATWTNDAEFLVCGGDLFLCLRCTESAIVQTRKFDTKDDDSFTSVLFDWRSKLAATSSDKGYLDLWDEFGQRRSILAHQGAITTMAWQPLPLSPSTAGNADDERLIATGGDDCAILIWNARKPDTKAKCFLTMDLPIVRLAFTPDGAFIAGATSRQVLIWKVDNHAMPRASWNRPPHAGWLSPKGSSEGDEEDEHCLCWDVSGQRLAYGSNSRLAVINFSR, from the exons ATGGTGGTCAAGGAATTCATCGACTCGGATCGAGTCAACTTCCTCATCTGGAG GTATTTGCTGGAAGGGA ACTACCGAGAGACGGCCGCCAAGTTCCAGAAGGAGTGGCACGTCCATGAGCCTCACCGCGAGTTCGATTTTGCCCGCCACGTCAAGGGCCAGGCCCTTGTCTCCGTCGTCAACCGAGGACTCCTCTACCAGGCCCTCGAGCGCGACTTGAAACTGAACCAG TTGCCCCgtcatgccgtcgccgaggctcAAGTGCTGCAGACAGGCGTCTTCGGGCCCCTGAATGTGAGGCGACAGCAGCAAGAGCAGCAAGAGCAAGAGCAGCAGAAACGGCAACAGCAGGAGCAGCATCGGCAAAAACTAGAGCAGGAGGCGGTGCCGCCAAAGCAAGAGCCGGAGGAGACACCAAAGCAGGACCAGCAGGACCAGCAGGACCAGCAGGACCAGCAGGACCAGCAGGACCAGCAGCAACAACCGCaacagcagccgcagccgcagccgcagccgcagcaacAGGAACAACAGCAGCGACAACGAGACGACAAAGAAGAGCACCAGCAACAGCATCaacagcagcatcagcagcagcagcctcagcagcagcaacaacaactACAACAGCCGCAGCaacagccgcagcagcagcagcagccgcagcgccAACAACAACCTCAGCATCAACCGACACTACCAGAGCAGCCGCtgcaacaacaacaaccaCCACCCCCGCCACctgagcagcagcagcaaccgcCGTCCGAGCAGAAGCTgctgcagccgcagcaggAAAAGCAGCAGCCACAACCATCTCcagagcagcagcaggggcAGCAGGGATCCGAGCCGCAACAAACAACGCCGACCAAGAAGGAAGACGTTTATGTGGAGGAAGAGGCCGAAACCGACGACACCGATGCGCCAAAGAAACGCAGTCACGACCATGTGCCGAATGGGTCGCCGGCAAAGCGCCCGTGCCTCATCAGCAATGGTTACGACCACGGCGTTGATCCGATGGCGGCCGGACCCGTGtccgccacgacgacgacgaccatgtCGCCGAATGCCGTCACGTCGCCCATGGCCATCGACCAAATGTCCTCGCACGACTACGACAGCAACTACCAGCAGCAGGACAGCCCGAGCAACCACGCGTACCCGTCGCCGCTCGAGGGCGAACAGCTGCCGCCACCCATGCCGCAGACGGACGGCCCCGAGCAGGGTACGCAGGTGGAAAAGGTGGAGGAGCTGTCGCCCGTCACGACCTTCATTCGcctcatggacgacgacggcagggcCGCGCCCGAGCTGACGGCATCCGCCCTCGAGGCGGGCATCGAGAATGCGCCTGTGCTGCTGCAATGCGAGTGGAACCCGAGGGACCCACATGTTTTGGCGGCTGTTGGTACCGATGCGCTTGCCCGCGTCTGGACTGTTTCGCGGACCACGGCGCATGAGCCGGGCCGCGATCACGTGTCACACGCTTCCCATTCTCTGCTGCACCCCGACACGCccaagtcgacgacggtgacggcccTGTCGTGGACGTCGGACGGTGcggccatcgccgtcgccaccgacTCGACCCCCCATGCGTTGGTGAGCCTgtggacggccgagggcatccACATGCAAACCTTGGTGGCGTCGGAGCCGCCCGTCGTCAAGCTCTGCTGGAACCCGAGCAGCACGGCCCTTCTGGCCATATCCCCCGACAAAGGTGGTGCCCTCATTACGGTCTACGCTTCGTCGTccggcgccgccatggaATACCATCTGCCCGGCCACGACATCGCCACGACGCCGCTGGATGCCACGTGGACCAACGACGCCGAATTCCTTGTCTGCGGGGGCGATCTCTTCCTGTGCCTCCGCTGCACCGAGTCGGCCATTGTCCAGACGCGAAAGTTCGACACCAAGGACGATGACAGCTTCACCTCGGTCCTCTTCGACTGGCGGTCCAAGCTGGCCGCGACGTCGAGCGACAAGGGCTACCTCGAT CTTTGGGACGAGTTTGGCCAGCGACGGTCGATACTCGCCCACCAAGGGGCCATCACGACCATGGCCTGGCAGCCTCTGCcgctctcgccctcgacggccggcaacgccgacgacgaacggCTCATCGCGACGGGCGGTGACGACTGCGCCATATTGATCTGGAACGCTCGCAAACCCGACACCAAGGCGAAGTGCTTCCTGACCATGGACCTGCCCATCGTACGGCTTGCCTTCACCCCGGACGGTgccttcatcgccggcgccacGTCTCGCCAAGTGCTCATCTGGAAGGTGGACAATCACGCGATGCCCAGGGCGAGCTGGAATCGCCCGCCCCATGCCGGCTGGCTCTCCCCCAAGGGCTCATCGGaaggggacgaggaggacgagcacTGCCTATGCTGGGATGTCAGCGGACAGAGGTTGGCGTACGGGTCCAATAGCAGA CTCGCCGTGATCAACTTTAGTCGGTAG
- a CDS encoding hypothetical protein (related to putative venom metalloproteinase jararhagin precursor), which yields MHPLRTLASALAAVVLAVPSSLAYSVRRNPLRSVSFVDDAVIKTPSHRVHAYSAFDLTFTLRDGRRKVRLVLEPNDDLIHDDFGVTILAADGTVRRVEKVARTEFKVFRGDAFIDRPGHGGWSKAGWARITVREDGERPIFDGAFRIDGDNHHVQTAVEYLQLRGDDDPVIRSSEGAMVFFRDSDVMDSPDEATELKRRSVQESLCDADSLDFNGKFDPRSQSPGLLDIRSLFGRQAIDGGGSGSGLNLVSSIGSVDGCPTTRKVALVGIATDCTYWEDFDTQEELRQNVISMVNKASQVYESTFKISLAIQNLTISEKGCPGTPSQFTPWNVNCSSQVTINDRLNTFSKWRGQFSDDNAYWTLLTKCATDSAVGLAWRGQLCRTGSGDNSNGKGSNETVAATNVVVRTASEWLIFAHESGHTFGAVHDCTASACPVGQTSQACCPLSQSSCDAGGRFIMNPSTSSGITQFSPCSIGNICAGLKSNMIKGTCLSDNKNVKTITGSQCGNGIVEAGEDCDCGGESGCKDNKCCDAKTCKFAAGAVCDATNEDCCTAECQFAANGTVCRDSAGVCDVAEVCPGNHAACPEDKHKGNGDGCGDGLACASGQCTSRDMQCKSMSNSLWGVDNTNACPDEGGCLLTCTSPDLTSGQCVVYNQYFLDGTSCGGGGLCMGGSCEGSSTIKEIGLWIERHKPIFIPVVCIVGGLLLVAIVSCIVSSVRKRSRRRRLPKQQPSPPDMSTWPSRNVPDAGGPAPWNQQQSWPLSSGAMANPGGNYPPPPEASNYPYPPPVADRQRSVRYA from the exons ATGCACCCGCTGCGGACTCTGGCGTCGGctcttgccgccgtcgtgctggcGGTTCCCTCCTCGCTAG CGTACTCGGTCAGGAGAAACCCCCTTCGCTCGGTGTcgttcgtcgacgacgccgtcatcaAGACGCCCTCGCACCGCGTCCACGCCTACTCCGCCTTCGACCTCACCTTCACCCTGCGCGACGGACGGCGCAAGGTTCGCTTGGTGCTCGAACCCAACGACGACCTGATACACGACGACTTCGGCgtcaccatcctcgccgccgacggcaccgttcGCCGCGTCGAAAAGGTCGCCCGGACCGAGTTCAAGGTCTTCCGGGGCGATGCCTTCATCGACCGCCCGGGGCACGGCGGATGGTCCAAGGCCGGCTGGGCTCGCATCACCGTGCGCGAGGATGGGGAGAGGCCCATCTTCGACGGTGCCTTccgcatcgacggcgacaaccACCACGTgcagacggccgtcgagtaCCTCCAGCtgcgcggcgacgacgaccccgTCATCCGGTCCTCCGAGGGCGCCATGGTCTTCTTCCGCGACTCCGACGTCATGGATTCCCCCGACGAGGCCACGGAGCTGAAGCGGAGATCCGTCCAGGAGTCCCTCTGCGACGCCGACTCGCTCGACTTCAACGGCAAGTTCGACCCGCGCTCGCAGTCGcccggcctcctcgacatcCGCTCCCTCTTCGGCCGccaggccatcgacggcggcggtagCGGCAGCGGCCTGAACCTCGTCAGCTCCatcggctccgtcgacggctgcccgacgacgaggaaggtggccctcgtcggcatcgccaccgACTGCACCTACTGGGAAGACTTCGACACGCAGGAGGAGTTGCGGCAGAACGTCATCAGCATGGTGAACAAGGCCTCGCAGGTCTACGAGAGCACCTTCAAGATCTCGCTCGCCATCCAGAACCTCACCATCAGCGAGAAGGGCTGCCCCGGCACGCCGTCGCAGTTCACGCCCTGGAACGTCAACTGCAGCTCGCAGGTGACCATCAACGACCGGCTCAACACCTTCTCCAAGTGGCGCGGCCAGTTCTCCGACGACAACGCCTACTGGACCCTGCTGACCAAGTGCGCGaccgactcggccgtcggcctggcCTGGCGAGGCCAGCTCTGCCGCACCGGCTCGGGCgacaacagcaacggcaaggGCAGCAACGAGACGGTGGCGGCCaccaacgtcgtcgtccggaCCGCCTCCGAGTGGCTCATCTTCGCCCACGAGTCCGGCCACACCTTCGGCGCCGTCCACGACtgcaccgcctcggcctgccCCGTCGGCCAGACGAGCCAGGCCTGCTGCCCGCTGAGCCAGTCGTCgtgcgacgccggcggccgcttcATCATGaacccgtcgacgagctcgggcATCACCCAGTTCTCGCCCTGCAGCATCGGCAACATCTGCGCCGGCCTCAAGTCCAACATGATCAAGGGGACCTGCCTCTCGGACAACAAGAACGTCAAGACCATCACCGGCAGCCAGtgcggcaacggcatcgtcgaggccggcgaggactgcgactgcggcggcgagtcggGCTGCAAGGACAACAAGTGCTGCGACGCCAAGACGTGCAagttcgccgccggcgccgtctgcGACGCCACCAACGAGGACTGCTGCACGGCCGAGTGCCAGTtcgccgccaacggcaccgtCTGCCGCGACAGCGCCGGCGTctgcgacgtcgccgaggtctGCCCCGGCAACCACGCGGCCTGTCCCGAGGACAAGCACAAgggcaacggcgacggctgcggcGACGGTCTCGCCTGCGCCTCGGGCCAGTGCACCTCGCGGGACATGCAGTGCAAGAGCATGTCCAACAGCCTCTGGGGCGTCGACAACACCAACGCCTGccccgacgagggcggctgCCTCCTCACCTGCACCTCGCCCGACCTCACGTCCGGCCAGTGCGTCGTCTACAACCAGtacttcctcgacggcacgtcctgcggcggcggcggcctctgCATGGGCGGCTCGTGCGAGGGCTCGTCGACCATTAAGGAAATCGGCCTGTGGATCGAGAGGCACAAGCCCATCTTCATCCCCGTCgtctgcatcgtcggcggcctcctcctcgtcgccatcgtcagcTGCATCGTCAGCAGCGTGCGGAAACGGTCCCGCCGCCGGAGGTTGCCGAAgcagcagccgtcgccgccggacATGAGCACCTGGCCGTCCCGCAACGTCCCCGACGCCGGGGGACCGGCGCCGTGGAACCAGCAGCAGTCGTGGCCCTTGTCGTCgggcgccatggccaaccCCGGCGGCAACTACCCTCCGCCGCCGGAAGCCTCGAACTACCCCTATCCGCCTCCCGTCGCGGATCGCCAACGGAGCGTGCGATACGCCTAG